The Branchiostoma lanceolatum isolate klBraLanc5 chromosome 7, klBraLanc5.hap2, whole genome shotgun sequence nucleotide sequence AGCTCTCCAAAAGATACTTTTATCCAACGGGGGTAGTATGAATCACTATACAAATCACTCTGCAAATCTCTATCCTGCTATAAAGTTTGTCATGTGAATCGAGAGATCGGTTCTTCCAGCCTTGGCTCTACGAAGAAGTGTTCCTGGAAGCGCACCTGAACACAGCAGTTTCTCCATATCCAACACCCTCACGCTCTGCGTCATACATGAGTGGAAAACATGTATAGATTGAGAAAGCATGGTTGGATAGGGCTAACCACACTAACAATATCTATACTATTTTGTTTTGCAGATTCGACTTCAGAGTTCCCTGTCTGATGCAACTTTATACCTATCCACATGACCGACAGATGTGCAGTTTGATTTTAGGATTCGGTAGGTAAAGAAATTAGCAAATCAAAATATAGCAATGATAATAACATTCTCTTTGTTGTCCTGAATTCTTACTTTGCCCTTTGGCTTTGGAAATGCCCCTAGTACATTTTGTCGTTGTTGTCGGCAATTGCTTATGTCCCAATAAACATTCTTGGGACGTTACATCTGTGACGTGTGCATAACGGAGTGTCGCTATCTTTGGTTAAATTCCTTAGAAAGAACCAGCGGCTGAATTGATTCTACACAAACCCGGCGCGgataaaacaaagatggcggccttcTGGCTACGATAATCACATGCAAGATAGTCTCCGTCTTTTAAAACACGAAGCTCCTCCCCCAAGAGCACGATCTAGATAGACACCCTTGGTTATACAAGACGCGCTCCGCTGGAGCACATCTGGGATATCCCAAACCTGCACTTTTGGCGTGGGACGTGTTTTGGATATCCAAAAACTGCTCCAGAGCGTATTCTGGATAGAGAGCACTTTCTGGATACAACAGACATGATATTTAAATAGAGATCAATGATGAAGATGCTGATGACTTTTCACTTTTTCAGTTGGGGGCATTAAGGTTCGCTGGCAGGCGTCTCAGTACTTCCAGTCCGATGATTCTCCTATCATCATCTCAATGCCACATGTGCGCTCAGTGTTTCGAATCGACAAAGTCGACTTCAATAGCTTCACCCTCAATGTCCGGAGCTATAAAGGTAAGCTCTAATGAACAAATTGCAATCGCCGGTAATTATACGGTTCAAAGTCTACTGTATATAGATAACTGAGATTACTTTGAATTTAacgtgacatccatcactcttcttcagcgtcacttgTACTATATCCAGTAGTATAGCTAATGGGTATtgtatacctggatgtctaaccttcatcaacatatatacatattttgttttgcataacggTAAATCTGATTTAAAACACCtcgtggcgtaacacaccaggtttgtactgaatagtACAAGCTGCTTATCCGGGCCCCTacacttttcgataagtgtggtgggttctttatcgtactcgagatgtggctctcctcgaacCTCTATTAGGACGTTTTcagtaaagtgaggaaattcccaagagcacaacgtcACAGGACAAGTCATGGAACCCCGTATTCGAACCCTGGACATCTAGGTTCAGGGCCAAACGCGCTGTCACTACGCCACCCCCACGACACGCCACCGCGACGATATTTATCTCAGTCAGAGAAAGATTAGCGCAACCATCGCAGCTGTAGTAACTGAGGCTATATAGCCAAACCTATGCTGTAGTTAGCCTCCATAgtaggctctgaaccggctttttggggggctaaattaATGTATAacttagccccccaaaaagccggttcaaagcctgctatggaggctaagctGTAGTGTTCTATTCACATTGTGTGTTCCCCCTTTCATGAGAGGACTGGAATGGAATATTGGTAATTGATATTCTGTAGGTAATAACTAGACACACAAATTGATGTTGCTCTAGAAACATTCTGGGTCTATGAGTCCCTATTATGCAAACTAATTATTCTGGTATGATGGTCAACCTTTGGAGTTTTTACGGAATAGACTATGCACTATATACAACACTTACAATTAATTCCATTTGTTGTATTAGATACCTGTATCTATCAGAGCGGTTCCTGTGACTACTCTGGCTATGACGAATGTCTTAAGATGGGGGTCAAATGTTTTAAGGCGGAGAACCTGAACACAACATCTTGCCTCAAATGCCTCCAAAAGGGCGGTAAATGTGCAAATCAAACTCAAGATTGTTCACCATATCTAGACAAAGGTCAGCGTACATTTGAATACGATTCTATATGTTAACGTAGAGATGTAAgctatttcattttgtttacatCTAGCTcaaaaaataatgaatgaatgaatgaatgaatgaatgaatgcatgaaaggcctttattgcacgtttatgatCTGataagctaagtacaggtcatggtgacaagcaaAAGAACAGTTACAGTGGTAATAGtaataccgctatgtacatgtttaatttattctcgcttcttaaggtaGTTTTGAGTGTATACGAATACAGGGTTTATGagatatggcttgtctagtttcataaggaatacaaatttttctaagctatctaaataacgaaaactaggaaacttatctTGTATAAAATCAAAGAGTATATTCCTCTCATAGTTATATAGCgtaaactcaacaacaaaatgacactcatcCTCAATCTTACCTAAATCACAGTATTGGCAAGTTCTTTGCTCCAAAGGAATGCGGTTATGTCTACCCTTTTCAATGCGTAGTTTGTGTAAACTAATCCGGAGTTTTGTGATGGCTGTTCTgtaacgctacttcacctaaatccgggATTTCATATATATCCAGGATTTTTAAAACCGATGTATTTCGGGATATATGCTAGATGCGACATCAGTTATAcagccagaaatgcaaacttgacagattAACGTGTTTAGAACACTGTCTGGAAAGTTTCGATGACTCTGCATTGGAAGACGACGACTCAAAAACTTTTCAACCCAGAATGGAACAGACTGACTTAGTCCTGGGAGTATTTAACTACGGTGTTCGTTCGTGGAACAAATAAAGATACGTGTATGCTGTAGTATGTCCTGCATTATCAAAATCGTTCAGTCAATTCTCATATGTAGGAGAAACCAAGTATCATATGCAACAAGTATGTATATACTGACCATGGGCTAAATTAATGTACTTAAACGATTGTTCTGTAACTTACCAGTTTAAAGAATCAGACATACCATAATAAAAGTAGGTTTTCACGTGCTTCTATTGTATCTTACAGTTAACCTTGTTGGAGATTTCCACACGACGTTGGAGCTCCGGTTTGGGTTGTCTCGTAGTCTGGGTTATCAAATTCTCCATACCTACGTGCCTTCCTCCTGTGTGGTGGCGATTTCCTGGGTTTCGTTCTGGCTCGATCCGGCTTCTGCTCCGGCCAGAACTGGTCTGGGGGTTACGACTGTCCTGACCATGGTCACACTGGTAGGTTGAATGACGTAACAGATAAAGAGTGAGAAAGATCCCAACAAGataaaaagtaaaatgaaatgcTGCTTAAAGTCCTTCATGAGCTATATGCAGGCCATGTACAATTGACGTACGTACATGCACCACGATTTCAATTCTAATTCTATTTCAGACACCTGGCCcatataaacatacatacagatcGAGAAGAAAAAGAGGACTACGTAATACAATACAAGATATATATAATCTAACTTAAACTacgtttttaaaaaaagtataaGTACATGTGCACGTAATTTCTTTATCTTATGTTCTCAAAAACGGTCTGAGTTATTCCGACTCATGCAACAAGCACAGTTTTAACCTATGGTATGTTGCAAGAGTTGTTATCATGGTGGTTGTAAGATGTTTGCTTAGATTCTATGCTGTTAATTATTTGCTGTAGAGTCTCTTTTGACGTGTGTAATACGACTGCTTATATGTCAAAATTACAGCCTATATGATGGGGTCGTAAAATTACTATTTGCATCTCAAGATTATCTCGCTTTAGAAGTTCAGTGATTCAATAGATTTACGTTGATGCACTTTTCCACAGAGCACCAAAGTAAGCCCTGCACCGGAGTTGAACTACATCCGGGCTATTGATATCTGGGTAATCGGCTGTAAGATCTTCGTGGTGCTCGCATTGTTGGAATACGCCTTCGTCAACTATGCATCGAGACAAACGGTACGTTTTtagtaataatggtttattggtcagaaattacccatgcaatggcagccagtgctgaattcatgcagggttttcaatcacataatacacaacagatacatatttgctccacaatTGCACTTTGTAGAACTGTCGCatgggtctgggcggctgccattcggcgccagcaggtgacctcaatacgaccttccccaaccgaagttagtacccattcacacctgggtggagtgaggaaacttgtgtaaagtgcctttctcaagggcacaacatcggggcatagcagtggtttcgaaccacAAGGCTGTCATCTTATATACCAGGATTTATTTCAATGGATTTATAGCAAACTTAAGTATATATTGACATgtatgtgacaacccctgcatggtatacatagaaAAATATATCTAAGTATGTctagacgatagaaattcctccaatgattgtaaaaaccCATTCcaaacccatactatacactcttgtaataggtagattagcccttatatatatatagaactgtagttatgtaccagtgatactttgtaccttgtacaatatTGTTGAGCAAAGTTATTAATAACATAACAAAGATGGCTATCgatattttcagttttgataGTGAAGTTGATACTTGTtgtgatttcatttttcatgCAAGTCCAAGGCTCCGAAAAGTCCGGAGACGACCGCTGATGAGGGTGAAGTGGAAAAGTGGAAGCATAGTCTCGATGCGAAGGAAGAAAGTTTGGACGGGACTAATGATTTCCAACTGCCCAAGCTTACGTTCACGGGATACAAGATAGCGAAGAAACTGGACTACGTTTCACGATTCTTATTCCCTGCAGGCTACATAGCCTTTGTCATTACATACTTTGTTGTCTTCACTTCTGCTGACCAGTGATGAAAGTGAAAATGCTGGCCTCGCTACTTCATCTCATCACAGATCAACTATTTTTATGATAACTTTTTTATTTGTAAGTTTTTGActgtgggctaattgcaacatgaaacaatgcatagaaaaagtatacagacaatgcaagttaacaatggtgaaaagtggaacaagtgactattctaagaactgtttCGGAATACAATCCATtctttttgggtttgaattcttttttttttggaagcagtggaagactaAGTGATCCACTTTTCTACAATGAGTGGGTTTCGAGAGGTTAATAAGGTTCCATTTTTCTTTCCgccagtaaacgtttggaaattgtggtgagttttggtggcttctttaaatAGCTCTTTCCTGATCATTAAAGAGGCAGTTTGAGATAAGCTATATCgtgtcttccaccgcttttggcATACAGTTGTTGCAAAATCTTTCCccccacaggtaactttttgcACCGCCCTTTCCCAATTTCAAGAGGGTGGGCGCTAATTCTAATTTTATCGATTGCTGCTCAAATGTTATGTAGTAACAGTAAATAcgtttccattgagtattctgttttgagtgttttgtaaaatcttaattcACCATTATCTATATAcgattgatgaaaaaaatgtttgaatgaataCATCTTCCAGCCTTTATAATCGGTCTGGATGGATGAAAAAATAATGGTTCACTACACTGCAGGTTGTTGTTGACCACTGCGTTATGTTGCACAGACATGACTGTAGTATTGTACCAAGGTTGGTCAGGAATGTAAAATCACACAATGCCGCATGTCATGATCAGGTCATCGTGATAAACAGTACATACTGCCTAAGCAATATAATGCAACAGTTTGATCATGCGGAACAATTCAATCCGATATATATAGCAAATGAAAGCATACGCTAATCGAATCTGAGCTCTTGTAGGAAACTATGTACCATTCCCTACAACATTGTTCTGTGAGACGAACTGTAAATCTGTTAAACGTTACCATTATTAAGGACAAATATCTAAAAGAAAACTGCACATTGGACTTGAACGATTATCCGCAGGTGTCTTAAATGTAATCAACTCTTTGCGTCCGGACTCTCTACATATACCGCTAATGCAAATGTATGCATCGGCAACGACGAGTTCAAGCATGCATGCAAGAGATGAGACAAGAATGCGCATTGCACAATCATATAAAGAATACATCACAATAGATGTACATTTCATATTGGAACTTACACCGCGCGGAGTGATatcgatgtacatgtaatcagcACACAGAAAACCAATTAAAAGGGTCCGAAGTGCTACATATAGAAACGACGCCTCCTTGCATTTTTACGTAACGTTTTTCTTCCTACTGCATACAGATAGACTATTCTGAAACGAGTTTTAACAGTAATTGCTGACACATAGAATTggacaaattttcgactgtacaataccagtctttgtcaagctAACAGTAACATATAAAGTATGTATAACAAAGTTTACTTTTAGCTCAAGTAACCATAGGTTACTGAAGGGTAGTGTACAtataaaacatttatttctATGTAGTTgcaagtacattttgtttgtgaGGCATGCTAAGCTTAGGTGCAACCAAGGCCTCCTTGGTGCAACTGAGGGTCTCACGTAATACAATTGTTACATATCTGAGAATCTGTCTTTTTACCTTATAGGGGAGCATCTCATAGACACAAGAAAGTACAGTGACATAAGTTCCGAGGCtctataactacatgtatacaaagcgAATACAACGATCTTAACACTTTAAATACTggttacatttgtttgtttgtatttcatacccggtaaaccgcctcatggcgtaacatgttaacacaccaggtttgtactgaagagtacaagctgcatatcagaaacattttatttgatccactcacacggagaaggaccctactcttttcggtaagcgtgatgggttcttttacgtactcGAGATATGGCTCTCTCAAACACGGGCACAACGTCAATGAGACAAGTCAGAGGACCCCAGACACCAGGGAACTATCAGTTACAAGGTATAAAATggtccaatgcaaatccgaaaGAAATTTCATTCCAATATGAATTATtacagctacagaaacaaagaagagtTAGTAAGCGAACTCCTACTCTGGGCGCCAACTCATGGGCATTCctctgtcgggcgaccccgaaggacctacatagaccaacttgctggggatgtaggagcgaggtctgaacatctagaccaacttatggcggaccgtgttgcctggagggaaagagcaaccctagtccgggcaagctgcccgatatgatgatgatgagttatGGTCATTACAATTTTGAAGTCATTAGTAACACTAAAGGAGAAGAAGATTTCCAGATGACTCACGAGAAAATGAAATTACACGATAAAGGTCTAGTAGCGCATTGCTGGTTTTCTTATCTTCGTAGTCCTCATGTCAGCAGATGTCACACAAGGTAACGGATGTGCTCTATAACTTGATTGTCCTTATCTGCTTTGTCTAGGAAGAGAAGAGATTCGCTTTAATAATTCAAAATGCTCTGGTAAAACGATAGACAGGGTTAATGCAAGGCCAATTCTTTGCACATTGCTTGAACATTGAAGTTGGTTGgacgaaattaaaaaaaaaaatcggatTCAACTTGAAGTTACCAATAAATGAAGCGAGCTTTTACCATTTCAAAGAACCTCACGAAAGCATATTTTGTATTGAAATCAATCAGCTCATCACACCAAATGATTAAACATTGACTTAAAAATCACCAACAGCAATGAACGTAGATTGTTTTGGTCCATTAGTAAATAGAAGACTAGAAACTTTTGTTCTTTTTCCCTGTTAATGTACACCATTGTTCCGCCCTGTATGAATTTACAAAAGAAGTCAATATATGTTATAATTGTGAATTTAGAGATTTTCCTCACACATTTGCAATCTCTTTTCATTTGTTCTTGATGCCtcatgaaaaagtagaaatgcaaaattacaaCATAAAAATATTTGACGCATATGCAGCCACTCTCTactggtcgaaccgctaattgtgatagacagtcaggatGGGTCTATCTGTTTCACATCTATGTACCATATGCAATTTCTCGAGAAATAGAGGCTAGATCTTGGAAAAATAAATGATGTCCTAGAAGTTCACCGAGCAGAAAGATCACAATCAACAAACAAGTAAAAAGAAACCCAAAAAACAGTGACATGAGTTGAGAAGATTTGGATGACGTCAAACAGGATTGCTATCTTATGACTCCTGAGAGAAGGAAAACTAGTTTAGAGGGACGCCAGTTACGACCAAGTGCATGTCATGACTGCCACACATCCCCTTGGAGGTGTTAATGGCGTCTACAATGTCATTATGATGGAAGAAATCAGGTTGTTATTGATCGTTTGGGGACATGATGCACTATCGATATGCAGCCTGGATGGTATTACAAAACGTAATGCCATAACATTATTTACGGCGGTGGAAAATGATAAGGTCTCACATAGCTGAGGAGATCGAACAGATACCTTGACAGATGTGACATGGGATAAACGCATGTCAAGTCAATTAACATACGTCATTTTTCGCTGAAAGATACATCGAATCTTCAGTTCCTTTACGACAAAGATGGCGATGGGAGTTCTACTGATATTCATGCTCGTTGTACCAATGGTACTTTCCCAAGACGGAGGCCTTATTGACGATGACCAGTAAGTTTGCATTCAT carries:
- the LOC136438481 gene encoding glycine receptor subunit alpha-1-like, with product MDVNCTAFIPKLGPFSEKDMEYYISIVLLCGWKDERLPSPNNQSVMVDESYKNIWRPTIWPMVHADILKKEDVLYPVLHPGSVVYLMQRFDFRVPCLMQLYTYPHDRQMCSLILGFVGGIKVRWQASQYFQSDDSPIIISMPHVRSVFRIDKVDFNSFTLNVRSYKDTCIYQSGSCDYSGYDECLKMGVKCFKAENLNTTSCLKCLQKGGKCANQTQDCSPYLDKVNLVGDFHTTLELRFGLSRSLGYQILHTYVPSSCVVAISWVSFWLDPASAPARTGLGVTTVLTMVTLSTKVSPAPELNYIRAIDIWVIGCKIFVVLALLEYAFVNYASRQTSKAPKSPETTADEGEVEKWKHSLDAKEESLDGTNDFQLPKLTFTGYKIAKKLDYVSRFLFPAGYIAFVITYFVVFTSADQ